In Lacibacter sp. H375, one DNA window encodes the following:
- a CDS encoding DUF3857 domain-containing protein yields MRKLCLLVALILLCAKGWSQSILNYSSLTIPDSLKKDADAVYHLEETVIEIESPSKMTIRSHNIITALTKQALQHSRLRIGVDKLRKLEEASIKVYNDLGIEIARYKKKDFNLEGAYDGITLATDDKTYELNFPVPDPPYTIETEFEISCSALLDINPFFFGSTTESFKKSRYVVKSTVPVKFKAYNYTGSPAIITEGKKTVYTWELSNRTVHERERATYGPWVTLPWIDVSPAQFSYDGYAGSLESWKEFGKWAYPFYEEENPFKPERIDFFKSLIKDANNDEDKIAILYRYLQSDFRYVSIQFGIGGYKPFPVSFAEQKKYGDCKGLTHYMKNMLQAVGIKAHAALINAGGNEYPVDPMFASNLFNHVILCVPLKKDTVWLECTSKQTIPGVLGSFTENRHALLLTENGGILVKTPVSISKENKWIAKTDAELFDDGGAVLTSHIFVSGEFWEYVNAYISGQTKEDAKKALVNAFGYKVPDDFEIKILSDSADGHLVELKLAYTQYYDFKAGSKHFYPLRQYKLNDETIKPAETRKHEFLFDYPYIKTDLITYKLPEGFLTETVPPVKEISNDYLKYQNSIQLNDSKTKLSIATELQLHKHIVPPDKFNEVANSFEAIKKDEGQKIVLKKG; encoded by the coding sequence ATGAGAAAACTCTGTTTACTTGTAGCCTTAATATTGCTATGTGCAAAAGGCTGGTCACAATCGATCTTGAATTACTCGTCATTAACTATCCCCGACAGTTTAAAAAAAGACGCAGATGCGGTATACCACCTTGAAGAAACTGTTATAGAAATAGAATCACCTTCAAAAATGACTATTCGTTCGCACAACATTATTACTGCACTCACCAAACAGGCATTACAGCATTCGAGGTTACGCATAGGTGTTGATAAGCTACGCAAACTCGAAGAAGCCAGTATAAAAGTTTATAATGATCTGGGGATTGAAATAGCCCGCTATAAAAAGAAAGATTTTAATCTAGAAGGTGCTTATGATGGTATTACACTTGCAACAGATGACAAAACTTATGAACTTAATTTTCCTGTTCCTGATCCACCTTACACTATTGAAACAGAATTTGAAATAAGCTGTAGTGCGTTACTTGATATAAACCCATTTTTTTTTGGCAGCACAACCGAATCATTTAAAAAAAGCAGGTATGTTGTAAAATCGACTGTTCCCGTTAAATTCAAAGCTTATAATTACACAGGAAGCCCTGCAATTATAACTGAAGGCAAAAAAACTGTTTATACTTGGGAATTGAGCAACCGTACAGTGCACGAAAGAGAAAGGGCTACGTATGGCCCCTGGGTTACATTACCATGGATTGACGTATCACCTGCTCAGTTTAGTTATGATGGTTATGCCGGCTCACTTGAAAGCTGGAAAGAATTTGGCAAGTGGGCCTACCCTTTTTATGAAGAAGAAAACCCTTTTAAACCAGAGCGTATTGATTTTTTTAAGTCTTTAATTAAAGATGCAAATAACGATGAAGATAAGATTGCAATTCTTTACCGATACCTGCAAAGCGATTTCAGGTACGTAAGCATACAATTTGGAATTGGAGGTTATAAGCCTTTTCCCGTTTCATTTGCCGAGCAAAAAAAATATGGTGACTGTAAAGGGCTTACACATTATATGAAAAACATGCTGCAGGCTGTCGGCATAAAAGCTCATGCAGCGCTAATAAATGCGGGAGGAAATGAATATCCAGTAGATCCAATGTTTGCTTCAAACCTGTTTAACCATGTTATACTTTGTGTCCCACTAAAAAAAGACACAGTCTGGTTAGAATGTACAAGCAAGCAGACAATACCAGGTGTGCTGGGATCATTTACGGAGAACAGGCATGCATTATTATTAACAGAAAACGGTGGCATATTGGTTAAAACTCCCGTAAGCATAAGTAAAGAAAATAAATGGATAGCAAAAACTGATGCAGAGTTGTTTGATGACGGTGGTGCCGTGCTTACAAGCCACATTTTTGTATCAGGCGAGTTTTGGGAATATGTTAATGCTTATATCTCCGGACAAACAAAGGAAGATGCAAAAAAAGCATTGGTCAACGCCTTTGGCTATAAAGTACCTGACGACTTTGAGATTAAAATTCTTTCTGATTCTGCCGATGGTCATCTTGTTGAACTAAAACTTGCATATACCCAGTATTATGATTTCAAAGCGGGCAGCAAACATTTCTATCCGCTCCGTCAATACAAACTGAACGATGAAACAATAAAACCTGCAGAAACAAGAAAGCATGAGTTCCTGTTTGATTACCCTTACATTAAAACCGACCTCATCACCTATAAACTTCCGGAAGGCTTTTTAACTGAAACAGTGCCTCCGGTAAAAGAGATCAGTAACGACTATCTGAAATACCAGAACAGCATTCAGCTGAATGACAGCAAAACTAAACTCAGCATTGCAACAGAATTACAACTGCACAAACACATTGTGCCACCCGATAAGTTCAATGAAGTGGCCAATAGTTTTGAAGCCATCAAGAAAGATGAAGGTCAAAAGATCGTTCTGAAAAAAGGATAA
- a CDS encoding class I SAM-dependent methyltransferase encodes MDRNYWERIAPNYSEEIFDVLKNDTSGKIVGAIEEVASKEKTVTDIGCAIGKWIPLLATAFKYVVATDISAINLDIAKEKCKDYPNVEYQRMDMSAYAITVTPCDVAVCINAILTDNLKKRINFFQSLNICLNQGGTLILVVPSLESKLYTNIIANRWNVDDDHKEKIESVEKAYALAKNIKQGVTDIDNVPTKHYLKEELELLLKLDGFTVDRVEKIDYTWKTEFNNPPKWLAEPHPWDWLCVARKD; translated from the coding sequence ATGGACAGAAATTATTGGGAACGTATTGCACCTAACTACAGTGAAGAAATTTTTGATGTATTAAAGAACGACACCAGCGGAAAGATCGTTGGTGCCATTGAAGAAGTGGCATCAAAAGAGAAGACGGTTACAGATATTGGTTGCGCCATCGGCAAATGGATCCCTTTACTCGCCACAGCATTCAAGTATGTAGTGGCAACAGATATCTCCGCCATCAATCTCGACATTGCGAAAGAAAAATGTAAAGACTACCCCAACGTGGAGTACCAACGCATGGATATGAGTGCTTATGCCATAACTGTTACTCCATGCGATGTGGCTGTGTGCATTAACGCCATCCTCACCGATAATTTAAAAAAGCGTATCAATTTTTTTCAATCGCTCAATATTTGTTTGAACCAGGGCGGCACATTGATCCTTGTTGTACCCTCGCTAGAATCAAAACTCTACACCAATATCATTGCTAACCGCTGGAATGTGGATGATGATCATAAAGAAAAAATTGAATCAGTAGAGAAAGCTTATGCGCTGGCAAAGAATATTAAACAAGGTGTAACAGATATTGATAATGTACCTACCAAGCATTACCTGAAAGAAGAACTGGAACTACTGCTGAAACTTGATGGCTTCACTGTTGACAGGGTTGAAAAGATCGATTACACCTGGAAAACAGAATTCAACAATCCACCCAAATGGCTGGCAGAGCCACATCCTTGGGATTGGTTGTGTGTTGCACGAAAAGATTAA
- a CDS encoding nucleoside-diphosphate kinase, which yields MSNRTFTMIKPDAMKNGHAGAILDKIIKAGFRIVALKQTKLTTETAGEFYAIHKERPFYGELVEFMSSGVIIAAILEKDNAVSVFRTLIGATDPAKADEGTIRKLYATSVGENAVHGSDSDDNAKIEGSFFFSGLEQY from the coding sequence ATGAGCAATCGTACGTTTACAATGATCAAGCCCGATGCAATGAAGAACGGTCATGCCGGTGCTATTTTAGACAAAATTATTAAAGCAGGTTTCCGCATCGTAGCGCTTAAGCAAACAAAACTCACTACAGAAACTGCAGGTGAATTTTATGCAATTCACAAAGAGCGTCCTTTCTACGGAGAGTTGGTTGAGTTTATGAGCAGTGGTGTTATCATCGCAGCTATCCTTGAAAAAGACAATGCTGTTTCTGTTTTCCGCACACTTATTGGCGCAACAGATCCTGCAAAAGCAGATGAAGGAACTATCAGAAAATTATATGCAACATCAGTTGGCGAAAATGCAGTGCATGGAAGTGATAGTGATGATAATGCAAAAATTGAAGGAAGCTTTTTCTTTAGTGGATTAGAGCAGTATTGA
- the folP gene encoding dihydropteroate synthase, with the protein MYTLNCKGRLLVLDKPVVMGILNITPDSFYSGSRIEQTEVLKKAEQMINEGATILDIGGQSTRPGSDRLTADEELKRVLPAIEAIKKEFPSVFLSIDTYHAKVASEAVAAGIDMVNDISAGDMDAAMLSTVASLNVPFIAMHMQGTPDTMQQNPAYENITREVVDYFIQKTTSCKAAGIVDLILDPGFGFGKTITHNFQLLKTMEALQIFHVPIMAGLSRKSTIWKTLKITPEEALNGTTVLNTIALTKAASILRVHDVKEAMETIKLYETYCQA; encoded by the coding sequence ATGTACACACTCAACTGCAAAGGAAGATTATTGGTGCTGGATAAACCGGTGGTGATGGGAATTCTCAACATTACACCCGATTCATTTTACAGCGGCAGCCGTATTGAGCAAACCGAAGTATTGAAGAAAGCAGAGCAAATGATCAATGAAGGTGCTACGATACTCGATATTGGCGGGCAAAGTACCCGGCCCGGCAGTGATCGTTTAACTGCTGATGAAGAATTGAAGCGTGTGTTACCTGCAATTGAAGCCATCAAAAAAGAATTCCCTTCCGTCTTTCTTTCGATTGATACCTATCATGCAAAAGTGGCGAGCGAAGCCGTTGCGGCAGGTATTGATATGGTGAACGACATTAGTGCAGGTGATATGGATGCAGCAATGCTTTCAACTGTTGCATCGTTAAACGTTCCATTTATTGCCATGCATATGCAGGGCACGCCCGATACAATGCAGCAAAACCCTGCTTATGAAAACATCACACGAGAAGTGGTTGATTACTTTATACAGAAAACAACTTCTTGCAAAGCAGCAGGCATTGTTGATCTTATTCTTGATCCCGGTTTTGGATTCGGCAAAACCATTACTCACAATTTCCAATTACTGAAAACCATGGAGGCTTTACAAATTTTTCATGTACCGATAATGGCAGGGCTCAGCCGCAAATCAACCATCTGGAAAACATTAAAGATTACTCCGGAAGAAGCATTGAACGGAACAACCGTGTTAAATACCATTGCACTTACAAAAGCTGCAAGCATTCTGCGTGTACATGATGTAAAAGAAGCAATGGAAACAATTAAGCTTTACGAAACTTACTGTCAAGCATAA
- a CDS encoding DUF3857 domain-containing protein: protein MKGIIVLLLFFGLSYNSTAQKIASFGKIDKEEFALQECSYDKGAPAEYLLEVAEVRYYFTSSDFVNETRTRIRIKILNEKGLDLANVRIPFYKVGNRHRIGDIEGYTYNLNSAGEVEATKMEKKSVMEQKLDEDFDMKVFTLPNVKVGSVIEYRYDHSKRNSLEIEDWVFQRTLPVRYSEYNVEIPNNLEFTYMIRRTLPVKETTEGIRQAKRFIMTNIPGLDREPFMSTSKDYLQRLDFQLRSINGQPRMTTWPLLTDLLLDNENFGMQIKKNIYKHTELPASLKNISSPYEKLTTILNFVKKEVTWNGKSYFVTDEGIKNALEKHSGNSADMNLLLISLLRDAGLKAYPLLVSTRNNGKVNVTYPFLYQFNDVYVYTEINETPYIIDATNYSNPPFLVPWDVQFTEGFLVDKEVGKFVSLGDIQHRFRLVASILGEITPEGKVQGTANVVAYDYAKTERLRSLRKGEKNYIDEYFSSAHPEFQFDSLTYKNEKNDSLPLENLVQFHGSLSTSGDYLFYSPNFLMELEKNEFISDKRFTDVEFGYVQYYNMFTTLRFPAGFDLEELPKNIRMIMPDTSISLQRFVAKNDNSISMRYTLEIKRPTYYADEYPDFKAFYTKLFEMLNEQIVFKRKTNAKP, encoded by the coding sequence ATGAAAGGCATCATTGTACTACTACTATTTTTTGGTCTTTCTTACAACTCCACTGCACAAAAAATCGCATCGTTTGGAAAAATTGATAAAGAAGAATTTGCATTACAAGAATGCAGTTATGATAAAGGTGCTCCTGCCGAATATCTTCTTGAGGTTGCTGAAGTACGTTACTACTTCACATCATCCGACTTTGTAAATGAAACACGCACCCGGATCCGTATAAAAATACTCAACGAAAAAGGACTGGATTTAGCCAATGTGCGCATCCCATTTTATAAAGTTGGTAACAGACATCGCATTGGTGACATTGAGGGCTACACTTATAACCTTAACTCCGCAGGTGAGGTTGAAGCAACAAAAATGGAAAAGAAATCGGTAATGGAACAAAAGCTTGATGAGGATTTCGACATGAAGGTGTTTACACTCCCTAATGTTAAAGTGGGAAGTGTAATCGAATACCGTTATGATCACAGCAAGCGTAATTCTCTTGAAATTGAAGATTGGGTTTTTCAAAGAACTCTGCCAGTGCGATATAGTGAATACAACGTGGAAATACCCAACAACCTCGAATTCACCTACATGATCAGGCGCACACTTCCTGTAAAAGAGACAACAGAAGGTATCAGACAGGCAAAGCGTTTTATTATGACTAATATTCCGGGGCTTGACAGGGAGCCATTTATGAGCACAAGCAAGGATTACCTGCAACGCCTAGACTTTCAATTAAGATCCATCAACGGCCAACCACGCATGACCACCTGGCCTTTGCTTACCGATTTATTACTCGATAATGAAAATTTCGGCATGCAAATAAAAAAGAACATATACAAACACACAGAACTTCCGGCAAGTTTAAAAAATATCAGTAGCCCTTACGAAAAATTAACAACCATACTCAATTTTGTAAAAAAGGAAGTAACATGGAACGGCAAATCATACTTTGTAACAGATGAAGGAATTAAAAATGCATTGGAAAAACACAGCGGCAACAGTGCCGATATGAATCTGTTGCTTATAAGCCTGCTGCGAGATGCAGGACTAAAAGCTTATCCATTATTAGTAAGCACAAGAAATAATGGAAAGGTAAATGTTACGTACCCGTTTCTCTACCAGTTTAACGATGTTTACGTGTATACCGAAATTAATGAAACCCCATATATTATTGATGCAACCAATTACAGTAATCCGCCATTTCTTGTTCCATGGGATGTGCAATTTACCGAAGGATTCCTGGTAGATAAGGAAGTAGGAAAATTTGTTTCGTTAGGTGACATACAACATCGCTTCCGTTTGGTCGCATCTATACTTGGTGAAATTACACCCGAGGGCAAGGTACAAGGTACTGCAAATGTGGTTGCTTACGATTATGCAAAAACAGAACGCTTGCGTTCATTACGAAAGGGTGAAAAAAATTATATTGATGAATATTTCTCATCAGCACATCCAGAATTTCAGTTCGACTCACTGACCTATAAAAATGAAAAGAACGACAGCCTGCCCTTAGAAAATCTGGTACAGTTTCACGGCAGTCTTTCGACAAGTGGCGATTATCTTTTTTACTCGCCCAACTTCTTAATGGAACTCGAAAAAAATGAGTTTATATCGGACAAACGATTTACCGATGTAGAGTTTGGATATGTCCAGTATTACAATATGTTTACAACACTGCGATTCCCTGCAGGTTTCGACTTGGAAGAGCTACCAAAGAACATACGTATGATTATGCCTGATACAAGCATTTCTCTGCAACGCTTTGTTGCAAAAAATGATAACAGCATTTCAATGCGTTATACACTTGAAATAAAACGCCCAACTTATTATGCAGATGAATATCCCGATTTTAAAGCTTTTTATACTAAGCTGTTTGAAATGCTGAATGAGCAGATTGTATTCAAAAGAAAAACAAACGCCAAGCCATGA
- a CDS encoding DHH family phosphoesterase, producing the protein MQAINELYPLLLTPAKVVITTHQKPDPDAMGSSLGLYHLLVQLGHQVQVISPTNWAAFLDWMPGSEKVLNYEITIDKSNTIINEADWIFCLDFNALNRLKRMATVVGEAKGQRVLIDHHREPQTEVFAYGVSDVTKSSTCEMMYDFIVKSGHADKLNMDMMQCLYAGLIGDTGSFRFASASASVFEIVADFKRRGLEHTSIHENIYDNFLENRFRFIGHVLSNRLEIDYQLNTALIWVTKQDLLRYQIKTGDTEGLVNYPLGIQGIKLACIVIDRDEKRKWSFRSKGDFDCNTFARTHFNGGGHFNAAGGETDDSLDTTLKHFKEVIHNYKSQLETF; encoded by the coding sequence ATGCAAGCAATCAACGAATTATACCCTTTACTGCTCACACCTGCAAAGGTGGTTATTACAACTCATCAGAAACCTGATCCGGATGCGATGGGTTCTTCGCTGGGCTTATACCATTTACTGGTTCAGCTCGGTCACCAGGTGCAGGTAATTTCTCCAACCAATTGGGCGGCTTTCCTCGACTGGATGCCGGGTTCTGAAAAGGTTTTGAACTACGAAATAACTATTGATAAGAGTAATACAATAATAAATGAGGCAGATTGGATCTTTTGCCTCGATTTCAATGCGTTGAACCGTTTGAAACGGATGGCAACAGTGGTGGGTGAGGCGAAAGGCCAGCGTGTGTTGATCGACCATCATCGTGAACCACAAACCGAAGTATTTGCTTACGGGGTGAGTGATGTAACCAAGAGCTCAACCTGTGAGATGATGTACGATTTTATCGTAAAAAGTGGTCATGCAGATAAGCTGAACATGGACATGATGCAGTGCCTTTACGCCGGATTAATTGGCGATACAGGCAGCTTCCGTTTTGCATCAGCCAGTGCTTCTGTATTTGAAATAGTGGCCGATTTTAAACGAAGAGGGCTGGAGCATACTTCGATCCATGAGAATATTTATGATAATTTTCTCGAAAACAGGTTCCGTTTCATAGGGCATGTACTGAGTAATCGTTTAGAGATTGATTACCAATTAAACACGGCTCTTATTTGGGTAACAAAGCAGGATTTGCTCCGCTACCAGATCAAAACCGGCGACACAGAAGGGCTGGTAAATTACCCGCTTGGCATCCAAGGCATAAAATTGGCCTGTATTGTGATAGACAGAGACGAAAAAAGAAAATGGAGCTTCCGCAGCAAAGGTGACTTTGATTGTAATACTTTTGCCCGCACTCATTTTAACGGTGGGGGGCATTTCAATGCGGCCGGCGGCGAAACCGACGACAGCCTTGATACGACCCTCAAGCATTTTAAAGAAGTGATTCATAATTATAAATCGCAGTTAGAAACGTTTTAA
- a CDS encoding GNAT family N-acetyltransferase, with protein sequence MSLITIRYATPADAELIAEMSRTSFYEAFAKDNTKEDMDIFMNEQFTKEELMNEVELSEGIFMLAYIDEEPVGYARLRLKNSLAHEQAIEIARIYALDKAIGKGVGKALMQECINKAIELKMKSIWLGVWEKNERAISFYQRWGFERFGEHQFLLGTDLQTDWLLKKTL encoded by the coding sequence ATGAGTTTAATCACAATAAGATATGCAACGCCTGCTGATGCAGAATTAATTGCCGAGATGAGCCGTACTTCTTTTTATGAAGCCTTTGCCAAAGACAATACAAAAGAGGATATGGATATTTTCATGAACGAACAGTTTACAAAAGAAGAGCTGATGAACGAAGTGGAATTGAGCGAAGGAATTTTCATGCTTGCTTATATTGATGAAGAGCCGGTTGGTTATGCACGGCTGCGTTTAAAAAATAGCCTTGCGCATGAACAGGCCATTGAAATTGCAAGGATCTATGCCCTGGATAAAGCGATAGGCAAAGGAGTGGGCAAAGCGTTGATGCAGGAGTGCATTAACAAAGCAATTGAGCTGAAGATGAAATCCATCTGGCTGGGGGTATGGGAAAAAAATGAACGGGCTATTTCGTTCTACCAGCGCTGGGGTTTTGAGCGATTTGGTGAACATCAGTTCCTGTTGGGAACAGATCTGCAAACAGATTGGCTGCTGAAAAAGACTTTATAA
- a CDS encoding FKBP-type peptidyl-prolyl cis-trans isomerase, whose amino-acid sequence MKTIQSIFVALLAVTVLASCGGGSFKKTKGGLLYKIVPGSKGKKVSAGKFFELQFGETRYKGSDKDTLLSDPANVGSQIVPFDSATLPPDYYAIFAQMAKGDSVIIRQSTDSIIKQSQGQGLPPFIKKGAFIVSTFKVLDVLDTKEDADKANLAIMERARTRDSIRAIEQIKKDDKIISEHLSKNNITATKTAKGVYVTISNPGAAEKAADGQQVSVKYTGMSFDGTKFDSNVDSTFGHLDPYTFVLGSVPPGSIAGFEDAIKQIGKGGKLKAYIPSALAYGAQGSPPRIKANESLVFEIELIDVTTPKPAAPPAPGGNPGGQQ is encoded by the coding sequence ATGAAGACAATTCAATCAATTTTTGTAGCCCTGCTGGCAGTAACGGTGCTGGCGAGTTGCGGTGGCGGTTCCTTTAAAAAGACAAAGGGCGGCTTGCTGTATAAAATAGTTCCCGGAAGTAAAGGGAAAAAAGTATCTGCTGGTAAATTCTTCGAATTACAGTTTGGTGAAACCCGTTACAAGGGTAGTGATAAGGATACGTTGCTTTCCGATCCGGCTAATGTTGGCAGCCAGATCGTTCCTTTTGATTCTGCAACATTACCTCCTGACTATTATGCCATCTTTGCGCAAATGGCAAAAGGCGACAGCGTAATCATTCGTCAATCAACTGACAGTATTATTAAACAAAGCCAGGGCCAAGGATTACCTCCTTTCATCAAGAAGGGCGCATTCATTGTAAGTACGTTTAAAGTGCTTGATGTATTGGATACAAAAGAAGATGCTGACAAAGCAAATCTTGCGATCATGGAAAGAGCAAGAACAAGAGATTCAATCCGTGCAATTGAGCAGATAAAGAAAGACGATAAGATCATTTCTGAACATCTTTCTAAAAACAATATCACCGCAACAAAAACTGCAAAGGGTGTATATGTTACGATCTCTAACCCGGGTGCAGCAGAAAAAGCAGCCGACGGACAGCAGGTATCTGTAAAATATACAGGTATGAGCTTTGATGGTACTAAGTTCGATTCAAATGTTGATTCCACTTTTGGTCACCTCGATCCATATACATTTGTATTGGGCAGTGTTCCTCCGGGCAGCATTGCAGGTTTTGAAGATGCCATTAAACAAATTGGCAAAGGTGGTAAGTTAAAAGCTTATATCCCTTCTGCATTGGCTTATGGTGCTCAAGGTTCACCTCCCAGAATTAAAGCAAACGAAAGCCTGGTATTTGAAATTGAGTTGATCGATGTTACTACTCCTAAGCCGGCGGCTCCGCCAGCTCCGGGTGGTAATCCAGGCGGACAACAATAA
- a CDS encoding DUF1599 domain-containing protein, with protein sequence MNTIEQYTQAVNQCRDIFKKKTSDYGTSWRVYRTISIVDQIYIKAKRIRTIQEKQEQKIGDTIASEFKGILNYAVMGLIQLELPPSQNDELPVEKVMELYNDKITKAQLLMLDKNHDYGEAWREMSQESFVDLMLAKLQRIRQILQNDGKTLVSEGIDANYYDIINYAIFGLILIEEGAHKG encoded by the coding sequence ATGAATACGATCGAGCAATATACGCAGGCAGTAAATCAATGCAGGGATATCTTTAAGAAAAAGACGAGTGACTATGGCACTTCATGGCGGGTGTATCGTACTATTTCTATTGTTGATCAGATCTACATCAAAGCAAAACGTATACGCACCATCCAGGAAAAACAGGAACAAAAGATCGGCGATACCATTGCTTCTGAATTTAAAGGTATCTTGAACTATGCAGTGATGGGTTTAATTCAACTGGAACTGCCGCCGAGTCAAAATGATGAGTTACCTGTTGAAAAAGTAATGGAGTTGTACAACGATAAAATTACAAAAGCGCAATTGCTGATGCTCGATAAGAATCATGATTATGGTGAAGCATGGCGTGAAATGAGCCAGGAAAGTTTTGTTGACCTGATGCTGGCCAAGCTGCAACGCATCCGCCAGATATTGCAAAACGATGGCAAGACTTTAGTGAGTGAAGGGATCGATGCCAACTATTATGACATTATCAACTATGCAATATTTGGTTTGATCCTGATTGAAGAGGGAGCACACAAAGGATGA